The proteins below come from a single Drosophila teissieri strain GT53w chromosome 3L, Prin_Dtei_1.1, whole genome shotgun sequence genomic window:
- the LOC122616746 gene encoding involucrin produces the protein MVVSESESEFLSESEPQPMSKHQAAIDGNLENLLNSRADEEDTELCPDSEDNPEGTNQEVHSPENAEHPKVNLEDIRGPAKEDITRPLVLEERHSLSIAETKKRRESVFSNELLFIPKELARSELQQRTRTLSRYAKNREYHLRMLKFPVGSGRPRYVAKKMKEACHPRYKECGNDPETTSIKDEEFIDEPLEVFQNASEVPLSMPDLEAEIGGKDQLCDDEEVNIMLCDFVKEEVQSDSDSDLEKINRKILQSQRESVIRTSSSKRQHYPYFSWHNPDREYGNLKVEIRESWKREPEIQVGCCEENSSHLAECKTEVEEEVVEEADEEVEEQVNHTQELVNRERVEPPSDKEPQLPQPPQEIDAFYSSTQSQLTQEVRPAVAEVPVQDLAPVRSGSPEDFGQTTLRQQLIHHIVQPNVCNEQAYQSITCNNNTVDRVNQNLRPHPLVDASVAHEAALQWHPQNAENYSNQNQVFHKQQLHIQNQQYLQHQFKLPASQQQHEAIFQQQQQAAEDKLQQLRAMYQRIKSREKDQLHHLGKSLKKILDERLICERQHAEEKRLYLLKMEQFKKVEEKLKLDREQLQRQLRSDLTTLELRMADQQRQLEEKALAWSWQHQQQLQQQQQLQQQHLQRQHLLIPQQQQPQQQLQQQHFVHQESHMNSEAYMMQQHSFLCDPSYIYSTAYQESVVYQQRIQAYHEQQNYHAAESRTTAIELQRRLLLPPPPYCQSSSRTCTEVSPPSRKVRRSRTGISEQGSDPYPRQVRSPLPPAVQILPIHRNPQSQPLEPRNDHFGMNSVINNYVANFMNVQADR, from the exons ATGGTCGTGTCCGAATCAGAATCCGAGTTTCTGTCTGAGTCCGAACCACAACCTATGAGTAAGCACCAGGCAGCAATCGACGG AAATCTTGAAAATTTGCTTAATAGTCGTGCTGATGAAGAGGACACTGAGTTATGCCCTGATAGCGAAGATAATCCAGAAGGTACCAACCAAGAAGTCCATAGTCCAGAGAATGCAGAACATCCGAAGGTCAATCTAGAAGATATTAGAGGTCCAGCAAAGGAAGATATCACCAGACCTCTTGTCCTCGAGGAAAGACACTCGCTGTCCAT AGCTGAAACAAAAAAGCGCAGAGAGAGTGTATTTTCCAACGAACTACTGTTCATACCCAAAGAACTCGCGCGCAGTGAACTTCAGCAGCGCACAAGGACACTAAGTAGATACGCCAAAAATCGGGAATACCATCTGCGAATGCTGAAATTTCCGGTGGGATCGGGTCGCCCTCGATACGTGGCTAAGAAAATGAAGGAGGCATGTCACCCGAGATACAAAGAATGCGGCAATGATCCCGAAACTACCAGCATTAAAGACGAAGAATTTATTGATGAGCCTCTCGAAGTATTTCAAAATGCTAGCGAGGTACCCCTAAGCATGCCTGATTTGGAAGCAGAAATTGGGGGAAAGGACCAACTATGTGATGATGAAGAAGTTAACATTATGTTGTGCGACTTTGTCAAGGAGGAAGTTCAGtctgattcggattcggatttggaaaAGATTAACCGAAAAATCCTCCAGAGCCAGCGTGAAAGTGTTATACGAACTAGCAGCTCAAAACGCCAACACTATCCCTACTTTTCCTGGCACAATCCGGATCGGGAGTATGGGAATTTGAAGGTAGAGATTAGGGAGTCATGGAAAAGGGAGCCGGAAATCCAAGTGGGCTGCTGTGAGGAGAATAGTTCACATCTTGCAGAGTGCAAGACGGAAGTCGAGGAGGAAGTGGTCGAGGAAGCGGACGAAGAGGTGGAGGAGCAAGTGAACCATACCCAGGAACTAGTAAATCGGGAACGGGTTGAACCACCATCAGATAAGGAGCCTCAGTTACCTCAGCCACCACAGGAAATCGACGCCTTTTACTCTTCCACGCAGAGCCAGTTAACCCAAGAAGTTCGTCCCGCAGTTGCTGAAGTGCCTGTACAAGACCTGGCTCCCGTAAGATCGGGATCCCCTGAAGATTTTGGGCAAACAACACTACGTCAGCAGTTAATTCATCACATTGTGCAACCGAATGTATGCAACGAGCAAGCATACCAATCCATCACTTGCAACAATAACACCGTCGATCGAGTCAATCAAAATCTCAGACCACATCCGCTTGTAGATGCTTCCGTGGCCCACGAGGCAGCCCTCCAATGGCATCCGCAAAACGCTGAGAACTACTCGAACCAAAATCAGGTATTCcacaagcagcagctgcacatCCAAAATCAACAATACCTGCAACATCAATTTAAACTGCCAGCAAGTCAACAGCAGCATGAAGCTATTttccagcaacaacagcaagcagCGGAGGACAAACTGCAGCAGTTGAGGGCCATGTACCAGCGGATCAAGAGCCGCGAGAAGGATCAACTGCATCACCTAGGCAAGTCCTTGAAGAAGATCCTGGATGAGCGTCTGATCTGCGAGCGACAGCATGCGGAGGAAAAGCGATTGTATTTGCTCAAAATGGAGCAATTCAAGAAAGTGGAGGAGAAACTGAAGCTGGACAgggagcaactgcagcgccAACTGAGATCCGATCTGACAACTCTGGAGCTGAGAATGGCTGACCAGCAGCgccagctggaggagaaggCTTTGGCCTGGTCCtggcagcaccagcagcaactgcagcagcagcaacagttgcagcagcaacatttgcAGCGGCAACATTTGCTGAttccacagcaacagcaaccacaacagcagctgcagcagcagcactttgTGCATCAGGAATCCCATATGAACTCGGAGGCCTATATGATGCAGCAACACTCCTTCCTGTGCGATCCATCATACATATACTCAACTGCCTATCAGGAATCGGTGGTGTATCAGCAGCGCATCCAAGCCTACCATGAGCAGCAGAACTACCATGCGGCAGAGTCGCGTACCACAGCCATTGAGTTGCAGAGAAGATTGCTCCTTCCGCCGCCTCCGTATTGCCAATCTAGCAGCAGGACCTGCACTGAAGTTAGCCCACCATCCCGGAAAGTGAGGCGTAGTCGCACAGGGATTTCCGAGCAGGGGTCGGATCCCTATCCTCGCCAGGTGAGAAGTCCCTTGCCACCCGCTGTACAGATCTTGCCCATCCACAGGAACCCGCAGTCCCAACCCCTTGAGCCCAGAAACGACCACTTCGGAATGAACTCTGTGATTAACAATTACGTGGCTAATTTTATGAACGTGCAGGCTGATCgataa
- the LOC122617337 gene encoding uncharacterized protein LOC122617337 isoform X3, with product MICSSCTQFNAGGGLERFGQPATASPSANPYPTPLPNPIQPSACSFHGQCCPTGGPCAVYDSQPKPSRSHRQELPVAQGTPVMPQIFCLATPSSHGGPNQPVYLCNLIPVPQSWNLLPLAQPHPLPQQQLLTNPAQDSQLPMQQLMQYDLSFNRLLAELRKERESSCCDLQVPQPLAFQLYAPTVRFLDQPEACFAKREAPCPPAAPCTRSPSQPSASPSLPATSASPAGLPRARSASPKRSRSCIRNKDLWDSGGSIPSPSPCSATPTHVAGNVCMKCGNCWHCPRCNCSNCFWHPGLVRNPPRDGR from the coding sequence ATGATCTGCTCGAGCTGCACCCAGTTCAATGCAGGCGGTGGCCTGGAAAGGTTTGGCCAGCCAGCAACAGCCAGTCCTAGTGCCAATCCATATCCAACTCCGCTTCCAAATCCCATCCAGCCCTCTGCTTGCAGCTTTCATGGCCAGTGCTGTCCCACCGGAGGACCATGCGCTGTATACGATTCGCAGCCAAAACCATCAAGATCTCATCGACAGGAACTACCGGTGGCTCAAGGAACCCCTGTGATGCCGCAGATCTTTTGCCTGGCAACACCCAGTTCTCATGGTGGCCCAAATCAGCCCGTGTATTTGTGCAACCTGATTCCAGTTCCGCAATCCTGGAACCTTCTTCCGCTGGCCCAGCCGCATCCCTtgccgcaacagcagctgctgacGAATCCCGCACAGGACTCGCAGCTGCCGATGCAGCAACTGATGCAGTATGACCTGTCCTTCAACCGCCTGCTGGCCGAATTGCGGAAGGAACGGGAGAGCTCCTGTTGTGATCTGCAGGTGCCTCAGCCTCTGGCCTTCCAGCTATATGCGCCCACGGTTAGGTTTCTAGATCAGCCAGAAGCCTGTTTTGCGAAGAGAGAGGCTCCTTGTCCGCCGGCAGCTCCTTGCACTCGTTCACCATCACAACCATCTGCGTCGCCATCCCTACCAGCCACATCTGCCTCCCCAGCCGGGCTGCCCAGAGCTCGTTCGGCCAGTCCGAAGCGCAGTCGGTCCTGTATCCGGAACAAGGATCTGTGGGACAGTGGAGGATCCATTCCAAGTCCTTCCCCCTGCTCTGCGACCCCCACACATGTGGCCGGCAACGTGTGCATGAAGTGCGGAAACTGCTGGCACTGTCCGCGCTGCAACTGCTCCAACTGCTTCTGGCATCCCGGCTTGGTGCGAAACCCTCCGAGAGATGGTCGGTAA
- the LOC122617337 gene encoding uncharacterized protein LOC122617337 isoform X1 — MFCTESCEHGCNATSSGKLIANGNGNANGLQSQGNSQHQFTMSHDPLSTNNVSSKSEVEPPRLGMCLVTECPEGLSIDCNVPLPNSFNLDEYKNHMICSSCTQFNAGGGLERFGQPATASPSANPYPTPLPNPIQPSACSFHGQCCPTGGPCAVYDSQPKPSRSHRQELPVAQGTPVMPQIFCLATPSSHGGPNQPVYLCNLIPVPQSWNLLPLAQPHPLPQQQLLTNPAQDSQLPMQQLMQYDLSFNRLLAELRKERESSCCDLQVPQPLAFQLYAPTVRFLDQPEACFAKREAPCPPAAPCTRSPSQPSASPSLPATSASPAGLPRARSASPKRSRSCIRNKDLWDSGGSIPSPSPCSATPTHVAGNVCMKCGNCWHCPRCNCSNCFWHPGLVRNPPRDGR, encoded by the exons ATGTTCTGCACGGAGAGCTGTGAGCACGGATGCAATGCAACCTCGTCGGGAAAGCTGATcgccaatggaaatggaaacgcaAATGGCCTACAGTCGCAGGGAAACTCACAGCATCAGTTCACTATGTCCCACGATCCACTGTCGACGAACAATGTGTCCTCCAAATCCGAAGTGGAGCCCCCGCGGCTGGGAATGTGCCTGGTCACCGAGTGTCCAGAAGGTTTGAG CATTGACTGCAATGTGCCACTACCCAATTCTTTTAATTTGGATGAATACAAGAACCATATGATCTGCTCGAGCTGCACCCAGTTCAATGCAGGCGGTGGCCTGGAAAGGTTTGGCCAGCCAGCAACAGCCAGTCCTAGTGCCAATCCATATCCAACTCCGCTTCCAAATCCCATCCAGCCCTCTGCTTGCAGCTTTCATGGCCAGTGCTGTCCCACCGGAGGACCATGCGCTGTATACGATTCGCAGCCAAAACCATCAAGATCTCATCGACAGGAACTACCGGTGGCTCAAGGAACCCCTGTGATGCCGCAGATCTTTTGCCTGGCAACACCCAGTTCTCATGGTGGCCCAAATCAGCCCGTGTATTTGTGCAACCTGATTCCAGTTCCGCAATCCTGGAACCTTCTTCCGCTGGCCCAGCCGCATCCCTtgccgcaacagcagctgctgacGAATCCCGCACAGGACTCGCAGCTGCCGATGCAGCAACTGATGCAGTATGACCTGTCCTTCAACCGCCTGCTGGCCGAATTGCGGAAGGAACGGGAGAGCTCCTGTTGTGATCTGCAGGTGCCTCAGCCTCTGGCCTTCCAGCTATATGCGCCCACGGTTAGGTTTCTAGATCAGCCAGAAGCCTGTTTTGCGAAGAGAGAGGCTCCTTGTCCGCCGGCAGCTCCTTGCACTCGTTCACCATCACAACCATCTGCGTCGCCATCCCTACCAGCCACATCTGCCTCCCCAGCCGGGCTGCCCAGAGCTCGTTCGGCCAGTCCGAAGCGCAGTCGGTCCTGTATCCGGAACAAGGATCTGTGGGACAGTGGAGGATCCATTCCAAGTCCTTCCCCCTGCTCTGCGACCCCCACACATGTGGCCGGCAACGTGTGCATGAAGTGCGGAAACTGCTGGCACTGTCCGCGCTGCAACTGCTCCAACTGCTTCTGGCATCCCGGCTTGGTGCGAAACCCTCCGAGAGATGGTCGGTAA
- the LOC122617337 gene encoding uncharacterized protein LOC122617337 isoform X2, whose product MYSCIIDCNVPLPNSFNLDEYKNHMICSSCTQFNAGGGLERFGQPATASPSANPYPTPLPNPIQPSACSFHGQCCPTGGPCAVYDSQPKPSRSHRQELPVAQGTPVMPQIFCLATPSSHGGPNQPVYLCNLIPVPQSWNLLPLAQPHPLPQQQLLTNPAQDSQLPMQQLMQYDLSFNRLLAELRKERESSCCDLQVPQPLAFQLYAPTVRFLDQPEACFAKREAPCPPAAPCTRSPSQPSASPSLPATSASPAGLPRARSASPKRSRSCIRNKDLWDSGGSIPSPSPCSATPTHVAGNVCMKCGNCWHCPRCNCSNCFWHPGLVRNPPRDGR is encoded by the exons ATGTActcatgtat CATTGACTGCAATGTGCCACTACCCAATTCTTTTAATTTGGATGAATACAAGAACCATATGATCTGCTCGAGCTGCACCCAGTTCAATGCAGGCGGTGGCCTGGAAAGGTTTGGCCAGCCAGCAACAGCCAGTCCTAGTGCCAATCCATATCCAACTCCGCTTCCAAATCCCATCCAGCCCTCTGCTTGCAGCTTTCATGGCCAGTGCTGTCCCACCGGAGGACCATGCGCTGTATACGATTCGCAGCCAAAACCATCAAGATCTCATCGACAGGAACTACCGGTGGCTCAAGGAACCCCTGTGATGCCGCAGATCTTTTGCCTGGCAACACCCAGTTCTCATGGTGGCCCAAATCAGCCCGTGTATTTGTGCAACCTGATTCCAGTTCCGCAATCCTGGAACCTTCTTCCGCTGGCCCAGCCGCATCCCTtgccgcaacagcagctgctgacGAATCCCGCACAGGACTCGCAGCTGCCGATGCAGCAACTGATGCAGTATGACCTGTCCTTCAACCGCCTGCTGGCCGAATTGCGGAAGGAACGGGAGAGCTCCTGTTGTGATCTGCAGGTGCCTCAGCCTCTGGCCTTCCAGCTATATGCGCCCACGGTTAGGTTTCTAGATCAGCCAGAAGCCTGTTTTGCGAAGAGAGAGGCTCCTTGTCCGCCGGCAGCTCCTTGCACTCGTTCACCATCACAACCATCTGCGTCGCCATCCCTACCAGCCACATCTGCCTCCCCAGCCGGGCTGCCCAGAGCTCGTTCGGCCAGTCCGAAGCGCAGTCGGTCCTGTATCCGGAACAAGGATCTGTGGGACAGTGGAGGATCCATTCCAAGTCCTTCCCCCTGCTCTGCGACCCCCACACATGTGGCCGGCAACGTGTGCATGAAGTGCGGAAACTGCTGGCACTGTCCGCGCTGCAACTGCTCCAACTGCTTCTGGCATCCCGGCTTGGTGCGAAACCCTCCGAGAGATGGTCGGTAA
- the LOC122616883 gene encoding uncharacterized protein LOC122616883, which produces MEAQGENESSGQTAKPNDGIETVAKCCFLISVGSDGLIEISSLNHESKNPQSETHSSNSPLMNESTAAKKQCIAVLKGDSNDIDDDSSESLEKSKDAKSIEEIKKTEALPPFVKICNKDLANRPSFVVLEDALARTRIKQDMEQSKEDQSVKCQAQQTSVSYSISNSGSQTDKAFPQYPTTKNCTQKGNTIPSARKLSLQTAAQVRQKLSNLRREQTQPQGHAPLNEQQQHHMSYLQHQNMQQHVLQQQHMPQQQHQHVPQHLALHQHSNMRVQPTNNPPYVTISFLPMDQTGAASSGLAMYPGQQFLCATPSNMSSCSCCTCSSCCPSRTTQVCQMQMGNQYQSPANGSNCCMLRPESFAKGCYNGGTSCCPLSNVESHPCMGFGGQISQHLMHPVLGTTCPLQQQQPNIPISGGFYHCCSCQSLCNQCSQCRMHAQPCCHCLGFFNNQQMFQSQQQQQAQSACCPLKPNQRRNYPSKEKAQRCSEGSPNQARIKNIFNKKHQAQEKPQDTQVAQDSQATNNISPLPRSVGGTASVRTNPSPSSLYVARFGRTCLILRPTSNAHMPRLLTRRISRYTSVIAWPAKSLKPRIDTS; this is translated from the exons ATGGAGGCCCAAGGCGAGAATGAATCATCGGGGCAAACGGCCAAACCAAATGACGGAATTGAAACGGTAGCCAAATGCTGTTTTTTGATAAGCGTGGGAAGTGATGGTCTCATTGAGATTAGCTCACTTAATCATGAAAGCAAGAATCCCCAAAGCGAAACGCACAGTAGTAACTCCCCACTGATGAACGAGTCTACGGCAGCCAAGAAACAGTGCATAGCTGTGCTTAAAGGGGATTCAAATGACATCGATGATGATTCATCCGAAAGCCTGGAGAAGAGCAAGGATGCAAAGTCCATAGAGGAGATAAAGAAAACCGAAGCATTGCCGCCTTTCGTAAAAATCTGCAACAAAGATCTGGCAAATAGGCCTTCTTTCGTGGTTCTCGAGGATGCTTTGGCTAGGACCAGGATTAAGCAGGACATGGAGCAGTCGAAAGAAGACCAATCTGTAAAGTGTCAGGCTCAGCAGACCTCGGTTTCCTACTCCATTTCTAATTCAGGATCTCAGACTGATAAAGCTTTTCCGCAGTATCCAACCACAAagaattgcacccagaaag GTAATACTATACCGTCCGCTCGGAAATTATCCCTGCAAACTGCCGCCCAGgtccgccaaaaactgtccaATTTACGTCGAGAGCAAACGCAACCGCAGGGACATGCCCCACTGAatgagcagcaacaacaccacaTGTCCTACCTGCAACACCAGAACATGCAGCAGCAtgtcctgcagcagcagcatatgccgcagcagcaacatcagcatgTGCCGCAACATTTGGCACTGCACCAGCACTCCAACATGCGAGTTCAACCGACCAACAACCCTCCATATGTGACCATCAGTTTTCTGCCCATGGACCAGACGGGGGCAGCATCGAGTGGTCTTGCGATGTACCCTGGCCAGCAGTTTCTGTGTGCCACGCCGAGCAACAtgtccagctgctcctgctgcacgTGCAGCAGTTGCTGTCCGTCAAGGACAACTCAAGTCTGTCAAATGCAGATGGGCAATCAGTATCAAAGTCCAGCGAACGGAAGCAACTGCTGCATGCTGAGGCCGGAGAGTTTTGCAAAAGGCTGCTACAATGGTGGCACATCCTGCTGTCCTTTGTCGAATGTGGAATCGCATCCTTGTATGGGATTCGGTGGTCAGATCAGTCAGCACCTGATGCACCCAGTTCTCGGAACCACTTGTccgctgcagcaacagcagcccaaTATTCCGATTTCGGGAGGATTTTACCACTGTTGCTCGTGCCAATCCTTGTGCAACCAGTGCTCCCAATGCAGGATGCACGCCCAACCTTGTTGCCACTGCCTAGGATTCTTCAACAACCAACAGATGTtccagtcgcagcagcagcaacaggcacAGAGTGCATGCTGCCCCTTGAAACCAAACCAGCGCCGCAACTACCCATCCAAAGAGAAGGCACAGAGGTGCAGCGAAGGTTCTCCCAATCAGGCCagaataaagaatatattcaACAAGAAGCACCAGGCTCAGGAGAAACCCCAGGATACCCAAGTCGCCCAAGACAGTCAAGCCACCAACAACATTTCGCCTTTGCCCAGATCCGTTGGGGGTACAGCATCTGTGAGGACTAATCCCAGCCCAAGCTCCCTGTATGTCGCTCGGTTTGGCAGGACTTGCTTGATCCTGAGACCCACCAGCAACGCCCACATGCCACGCCTCTTGACAAGGCGAATCAGTCGCTATACCTCCGTGATAGCCTGGCCAGCCAAAAGTTTGAAGCCTAGAATAGACACAAGCTAA
- the LOC122616884 gene encoding N-acylneuraminate cytidylyltransferase A yields MIKLKPATFLISLLFLFETGCTKNCLDNDIHALILARGGSKGIKLKNLAEVGGSSLLARTIMTIKNSTCFQHIWVSTDDKRIAIEAQKHGAIIHRRPEKFARDDTPSLHAISEFLDVHRSIQDFALFQCTSVFLRAKYIQEAVRKFESHDCVFAAKRSHYLRWKVVDGELMPAEFDLSARPRRQDWQGDIVETGMFYFSRRKLVNSGLLQNSRCSIVEIDAKDSLEIDSGHDLTLAKYILSSETKTEL; encoded by the exons ATGATAAAACTGAAACCGGCGACTTTTCTTATTTCActactttttctttttgaaacCGGGTGCACGAAAAATTG TCTGGATAATGATATTCACGCATTAATTTTGGCAAGAGGAGGAAGCAAAGGCATTAAGCTGAAAAACCTGGCTGAAGTTGGTGGTTCATCTCTTTTGGCCCGCACAATTATGACCATCAAAAATTCGACTTGCTTTCAACATATTTGGGTTTCCACAGATGACAAGAGAATCGCCATCGAAGCGCAAAAAC ATGGTGCCATCATACATCGTCGTCCTGAGAAATTCGCCAGAGATGATACACCTTCCCTTCACGCGATTTCAGAGTTTCTAGATGTTCATAGGAGCATTCAAGACTTTGCTCTATTTCAATGCACATCCGTGTTCCTGAGAGCCAAATACATTCAAGAGGCAGTTCGGAAGTTCGAGTCACATGACTGTGTTTTCGCCGCGAAGAG ATCACATTACTTGCGATGGAAGGTGGTCGATGGCGAACTGATGCCAGCGGAATTCGACTTGAGTGCCAGGCCAAGACGCCAAGATTGGCAGGGCGATATAGTGGAAACAGGAATGTTTTATTTCTCGAGGAGGAAATTGGTGAACAGTGGGTTACTACAAAATAGTAGGTGCTCCATTGTGGAAATCGATGCCAAGGACAGTTTGGAAATTGACTCAGGCCATGATCTGACTCTGGCCAAGTACATTTTAAGTAGTGAAACAAAAACGGaattatag
- the LOC122617287 gene encoding flightin — MADEEDPWGFDDGGEEEKAASTQAGTPAPPSKAPSVASDHKADSVVAGTPANEEVAPEEVEEIKAPPPPPEDDGYRKPVQLYRHWVRPKFLQYKYMYNYRTNYYDDVIDYIDKKQTGVAREIPRPQTWAERVLRTRNISGSDIDSYAPAKRDKQLIQTLAASIRTYNYHTKAYINQRYASVL, encoded by the exons ATGGCAGACGAAGAAGATCCATGGGGTTTCGACGACGGCGGCGAGGAGGAGAAGGCGGCATCCACTCAGGCGGGCACTCCGGCTCCACCCTCAAAAGCACCGAGCGTGGCATCCGATCACAAGGCTGATAGCGTCGTGGCTGGCACTCCGGCCAACGAGGAGGTTGCTCCGGAAGAGGTAGAAGAAATAAAAgcaccgccgcctccgccagAAGATGACGGATACAGGAAACCGGTGCAGCTCTACCGGCACTGGGTCAG GCCGAAATTTCTGcaatacaaatatatgtacaacTACAGAACCAACTATTACGATGATGTAATTGACTATATcgacaaaaaacaaactggAGTGGCTCGGGAAATACCAAGACCACAGACGTGGGCGGAGCGTGTCCTGCGCACACGAAATATCAG TGGCAGTGACATTGACTCCTATGCACCAGCAAAGAGGGACAAGCAACTAATTCAAAcactggcggcctccataagAACTTATAATTACCACACCAAGGCATACATTAACCAAAGGTATGCCAGTGTCCTTTAG